A segment of the Falsirhodobacter algicola genome:
CCGAGAATTGGTGCGGAAAGCGCGTGGCGGCATCGGCGGGAAGGCCGACCTCCTCCAGCGCGGCGGCGATGCGGGCGCGGCGCGCGGCCCCGCGCAAGGCGGCCGGGTCCAGATGCAGCGGCTCGGCCACGATGCGCCCCACCCGCCAGCGCGGATCGAGCGAGCCGAGCGGGTCCTGAAACACCATCTGCACCGCCCGCCGCGCGGCCCGAAGCGCTGCGGGCGAGGCGTGGATGTCCTGCCCCTCCAGCCGGACCTGCCCGGCCTCGGGGCGGTGAAGGCCCGCCGCGACGCGGGCCAGCGTCGATTTGCCCGACCCGCTCTCGCCGACGATGCCCAGCACCTCGCCCGGCGCAAGATGCAACGAGACATCCCGCAGCGCAGGCGCGGGCGCGCCCGGATGGTGGCGCGTCACGCCGTCGATCTGCAAAAGCACGCTCATTCCCGCGCCCCCAACGTGGCGCGGCTGCGGCGGGGCAACGCCTCGATCAGGGCGCGGGTGGCGGCATGGGCGGGGCGGGCCAGCACCTCGGCGGTGGGGCCGGTTTCGACGACATGCCCGCCCGACAGCACCAGCATCCGGTCCGCCATCCGCGCGATCACCCCCAGATCGTGCGAGACGATCAGAAGCCCGATCCCGCGCGCGGCCACCAGATCCTCCAGCAGGGTCAGGATCTCGGCCTGCACGGTCAGATCGAGCGCGGTCGTCGGCTCGTCCGCGATCAGAAGATCGGGGCGCAGCGCCAGCGCGATGGCGATGCCGATGCGCTGGCG
Coding sequences within it:
- a CDS encoding ABC transporter ATP-binding protein codes for the protein MSVLLQIDGVTRHHPGAPAPALRDVSLHLAPGEVLGIVGESGSGKSTLARVAAGLHRPEAGQVRLEGQDIHASPAALRAARRAVQMVFQDPLGSLDPRWRVGRIVAEPLHLDPAALRGAARRARIAAALEEVGLPADAATRFPHQFSGGQRQRIAIARALMPRPRLLIADEATSALDAAVQRQILRLILDLRAAQGLAVLFITHDIAVVDEVCDRVAVLHEGRIVEEGPVRRVLDSPAHPHTRRLLAAELRLDAAEGRARAKQRPAPPHSDGTAGCAPDGT